A genomic stretch from Bacillota bacterium includes:
- a CDS encoding U32 family peptidase, with amino-acid sequence MKKPEILSPAGNMERLEYAIAYGADAVYVGGRDFSLRSKAGNFSINDIKIAARIAHEAGRKLYVALNIFARDTDFASLGHYVSDLAGAGVDAVIIADPGVLAFVKQVAPELKIHISTQANVTNTAAADFWAAQGASRVVLARELSAKEIAEISKNSSIETEIFVHGAMCISYSGRCLMSKFLAGRDGNRGDCAHSCRWKYYLMEEKRLGQYYEVQEDEKGTYFFNSKDLALIGHIPEVVQCGLTSLKIEGRMKSTHYVAAITKIYRKAIDRYFEDPDNYKPDPEWFEEIEKVSHRKYSTGFFLGNKGEEILDYARYEKTHDFVGLVDGYDKANGLVMIVVRNRLSIDEPIEILSPSGLVKDYRIPMMVNLGEDNILEPVEVSHAGYKVGIPSPEPWPSYAILRRRIAK; translated from the coding sequence ATGAAAAAGCCGGAGATTTTATCCCCGGCGGGCAACATGGAAAGGCTTGAATACGCAATAGCTTACGGCGCCGATGCGGTCTATGTGGGCGGACGTGATTTCAGCCTGCGGTCAAAAGCCGGAAATTTTTCAATAAATGATATAAAAATCGCCGCTAGGATTGCTCACGAGGCAGGCAGGAAGCTTTATGTCGCGCTGAATATTTTTGCCAGAGATACCGATTTTGCCAGCCTAGGACACTACGTGTCCGACCTTGCAGGTGCCGGCGTTGATGCGGTAATCATTGCGGACCCCGGGGTACTTGCATTCGTAAAGCAGGTGGCTCCAGAGTTAAAAATACATATCAGCACTCAGGCAAATGTTACCAATACCGCAGCGGCCGATTTTTGGGCTGCCCAAGGTGCTTCAAGGGTGGTTCTTGCGCGCGAACTTTCGGCAAAAGAAATAGCTGAAATATCGAAAAATAGCAGCATAGAAACCGAGATTTTTGTTCACGGAGCTATGTGTATTTCTTACTCGGGAAGGTGCCTTATGAGCAAATTTCTGGCTGGCAGAGATGGCAACCGGGGGGATTGCGCCCATTCCTGCCGTTGGAAGTACTATCTCATGGAGGAGAAGAGGCTGGGCCAGTATTATGAGGTGCAAGAAGATGAGAAAGGCACATATTTTTTCAATTCTAAAGACCTAGCGTTAATAGGTCATATCCCTGAGGTTGTGCAATGCGGCCTGACAAGCCTTAAAATAGAGGGACGAATGAAGAGTACGCATTACGTAGCTGCTATAACTAAGATATATCGTAAAGCCATCGACCGCTATTTTGAAGACCCTGATAATTACAAGCCCGACCCTGAATGGTTTGAGGAGATAGAGAAGGTAAGCCACCGCAAGTATTCAACCGGTTTTTTCCTTGGAAACAAGGGAGAAGAGATACTCGACTACGCGCGCTACGAAAAAACGCATGATTTTGTAGGGCTTGTAGATGGGTATGATAAGGCCAATGGGCTGGTCATGATAGTTGTAAGAAATAGGCTAAGCATAGATGAGCCGATTGAGATATTAAGCCCAAGTGGCCTGGTTAAAGATTACAGGATTCCAATGATGGTGAACCTTGGCGAAGATAATATACTTGAGCCGGTAGAAGTCTCTCATGCCGGTTACAAGGTAGGGATACCATCACCCGAGCCCTGGCCATCATATGCGATTCTTAGACGGAGAATCGCGAAGTAG
- a CDS encoding YqeG family HAD IIIA-type phosphatase, which translates to MLKRFLPDHYYDSIFDIDLTRLKLNGIKGIILDLDNTIIARNSSTVTDDLKRWLIKVQEQGFRACILSNNWKQRVSNVASQVELPLVARAAKPRKGAFKRALNVLGTEKHETVVVGDQIFTDILGGNVAGLRTILVMPMSNHDGIHTKLLRYLERWIIKRWQKRKP; encoded by the coding sequence GTGCTAAAAAGATTCTTACCAGATCATTATTATGATTCGATATTTGATATCGATTTAACTCGTCTGAAATTAAACGGGATTAAGGGTATTATCCTTGACCTCGATAACACTATCATTGCCCGCAATAGCTCAACAGTCACCGATGATTTGAAGCGCTGGCTGATAAAAGTGCAAGAACAAGGTTTTCGCGCCTGCATACTATCAAACAACTGGAAGCAAAGGGTAAGCAATGTAGCATCGCAGGTAGAGCTGCCGCTTGTTGCCAGGGCTGCAAAGCCCCGTAAGGGTGCATTTAAACGTGCTCTTAATGTACTTGGCACTGAAAAACATGAGACCGTTGTTGTTGGCGACCAAATCTTCACCGACATCTTAGGCGGAAATGTTGCAGGCTTACGTACGATTCTAGTTATGCCGATGAGTAATCATGATGGGATTCATACAAAGCTTCTGCGCTATCTGGAACGGTGGATAATAAAGCGTTGGCAGAAGCGAAAGCCGTAA
- a CDS encoding shikimate dehydrogenase, producing the protein MNGITGRTKVTGIIGYPLTYTLSPLMHNRAFNICSLNYVYVPFVVEQKDLKNAIEGLKALNIKGVNVTMPHKEAVLNMLDGLSEQARLIGAVNTINNEDGYFIGYNTDSAGFLNSLMEEGFDPANKTAIIIGTGGAAKAVAVALAQAGVREIAVIGRSATKAQDVKTRITDANRYILVKTLTFEENLADIFKKGELIVNATPVGMKESGGLLPVPLKYINAEHFIYDLIYTPQETALIKAARDKGARAINGLGMLVYQAAEAFEIWTGVSAPIDEMRQALIHGLKSGERPENV; encoded by the coding sequence ATGAACGGAATCACCGGAAGAACCAAGGTAACCGGGATAATTGGATATCCGCTAACTTATACATTATCGCCTTTGATGCACAACAGGGCTTTCAATATATGTAGCCTGAACTACGTATATGTGCCGTTTGTGGTGGAGCAAAAGGACTTAAAAAATGCAATAGAGGGCTTAAAAGCTTTAAATATCAAGGGCGTAAACGTTACCATGCCACATAAAGAGGCCGTATTAAATATGCTGGATGGATTATCGGAGCAAGCCAGGCTGATAGGTGCTGTAAACACCATAAACAACGAGGATGGGTACTTTATTGGGTACAACACCGATAGCGCAGGCTTTTTAAATTCACTAATGGAAGAGGGGTTTGATCCCGCTAATAAAACTGCGATTATTATAGGTACAGGTGGTGCAGCAAAAGCTGTAGCGGTTGCCCTGGCGCAGGCCGGCGTTCGGGAGATCGCTGTAATCGGTAGGTCCGCCACGAAAGCCCAAGACGTAAAAACCCGCATAACTGATGCAAACAGGTACATTTTGGTAAAAACTCTTACTTTTGAAGAAAATCTGGCCGATATATTCAAAAAGGGAGAACTAATCGTAAATGCTACGCCTGTCGGCATGAAGGAAAGCGGAGGTCTCCTGCCGGTACCTTTAAAGTACATAAATGCAGAGCATTTTATATACGACCTTATTTATACGCCACAAGAAACCGCACTAATAAAAGCAGCAAGAGATAAAGGAGCCCGCGCTATTAACGGGCTTGGCATGCTTGTTTACCAAGCGGCCGAAGCTTTTGAGATATGGACTGGTGTCTCCGCGCCGATTGATGAGATGCGTCAGGCGTTGATTCATGGGCTAAAAAGCGGAGAACGGCCAGAAAATGTTTAA
- the tadA gene encoding Flp pilus assembly complex ATPase component TadA, with protein MFKRKNKKDPFKFNTNDSSSEEYLNKEDDLEVVINTYIPEDGGKDDGQSVSQEADAGDNVVPFPNNDQPIDSSYLDESSSPLVNVASIDSYITKTEERHILEQDVFSPKSARQTPGEEPQKKKSSKEDIYEEKVARMIAKQLNIEFIDICSYKIDEKAVSLISKEEIRHYHLLPVGFEEGRIIAAISGKTNIAAINELNIATGHYVVPVVTTDSALQKAINKYAGAGKEDEIEEIGYEPISTVPLSEGKLPSEADGIAAKDTALDGKEELTVNGEGNKELWIGADRIDEKFNVKTPSLKLEEEKEETKEEAEIVEAADSEAAAEEEEAKIELETAEKDIDVIIPDNVQDPINESGTTKTEDQKHPLLTSDESTTQELHNIIGNDIQSLINISSEDILSHDRADGQKAAAVEDINSTKDLSISLDSIDEVVLVEDVELGKETKSMTKNADALETFDLNTVSEADVARNVAKQLHIDFVDLASYEINPQALSLVSSEHIGRYKLLPIDFMDNKLVVAMADPTDIFTIDDLRVMTGYEIVPVVAAESELLTAISRYRTGDIAVQKALENIDSDFDQKADHLEIDENSEDAPVVKLVTLIVTEAFREGASDIFIEPQEKEVRVRYRIDGVLQEVMRSPKHVQASIIQRIKIMSGLDIAERRLPQDGRFGLVIDKKNVDFRVATLPTIHGEQVVLRLLEKGSSMPALDDLGFLPDSLEKFKASFSKPYGAILITGPTGSGKTTTLYSVLNILNATEKNLITVEDPVEYRLPGINQVQVNTRAGLTFASALRSILRHDPDIIMIGEIRDEETATIAIESALTGHLVLSTLHTNTAPATLTRLIEMGIEPFLVSSAVDCIVAQRLARKLCTKCKESYKPTKEELKEAGYKIDGSEPVELYRARGCKFCGNTGYQGRIGIYEVMSVSESIERVLVGKFTVEDINRIAISEGMRTLREDGLEKVRSGLTSIEEIARVTM; from the coding sequence ATGTTTAAGAGAAAGAACAAGAAAGACCCATTTAAATTTAATACTAACGATAGTTCATCTGAGGAATATCTTAATAAAGAAGACGACCTTGAGGTTGTTATCAATACATACATCCCAGAAGATGGTGGCAAGGATGATGGCCAGAGCGTGTCTCAAGAAGCAGATGCTGGCGACAACGTCGTTCCTTTCCCAAACAATGACCAACCCATTGATAGCTCATATTTAGACGAATCTAGCTCACCGCTGGTTAATGTTGCCAGTATAGATAGCTACATAACCAAAACAGAGGAGCGCCATATTTTAGAGCAAGACGTCTTTAGCCCCAAGAGCGCCAGGCAAACTCCAGGTGAAGAACCGCAGAAAAAGAAAAGCTCTAAAGAAGATATTTATGAGGAAAAAGTAGCAAGAATGATAGCCAAGCAATTAAATATAGAATTTATCGATATTTGCTCATACAAGATTGATGAAAAAGCGGTATCGCTTATATCAAAGGAAGAGATTAGACATTATCACTTACTTCCGGTTGGATTTGAGGAAGGCCGTATAATTGCTGCAATATCCGGAAAAACCAATATTGCAGCTATAAACGAGCTTAATATAGCGACCGGGCACTATGTTGTACCGGTTGTTACAACAGATAGCGCGCTTCAAAAAGCCATAAATAAGTATGCAGGCGCCGGTAAGGAAGACGAGATTGAAGAAATAGGCTACGAACCAATAAGTACGGTACCGTTGAGTGAAGGCAAACTTCCAAGCGAGGCAGACGGTATTGCGGCTAAAGATACAGCATTGGATGGCAAAGAAGAGTTAACAGTAAATGGCGAGGGTAATAAAGAACTTTGGATAGGGGCAGATAGGATAGATGAAAAATTTAATGTCAAGACGCCTTCACTTAAATTGGAAGAAGAAAAAGAGGAAACAAAGGAAGAAGCAGAAATAGTAGAAGCAGCAGATTCAGAAGCAGCAGCAGAAGAAGAAGAAGCGAAGATAGAACTAGAAACAGCAGAAAAAGATATCGACGTAATTATACCTGATAATGTACAGGATCCGATAAACGAGAGCGGGACAACCAAAACTGAGGATCAAAAACACCCGCTACTAACATCAGACGAAAGTACCACGCAAGAGCTTCATAACATCATAGGAAACGATATACAATCGCTCATTAATATAAGCAGTGAGGATATTCTCAGTCATGATCGAGCAGATGGGCAAAAAGCAGCTGCTGTTGAAGATATCAATAGCACAAAGGACCTAAGTATAAGTTTAGATAGTATAGATGAGGTTGTGCTTGTTGAAGACGTTGAGCTGGGTAAAGAAACCAAGAGCATGACCAAGAATGCAGATGCATTGGAGACGTTTGACCTAAATACAGTTTCTGAAGCCGATGTAGCAAGAAACGTAGCTAAACAGCTACATATCGATTTTGTCGATCTGGCAAGCTATGAGATTAATCCGCAAGCATTATCACTTGTATCGAGCGAGCATATAGGGCGGTACAAGCTTTTACCTATAGATTTCATGGACAACAAGCTGGTTGTTGCAATGGCCGACCCGACTGATATTTTCACGATAGATGATCTGCGTGTTATGACAGGCTACGAGATTGTTCCTGTGGTTGCAGCAGAGAGTGAGCTTCTTACAGCGATAAGCAGGTATAGAACTGGTGATATCGCCGTCCAGAAAGCACTGGAAAATATAGATAGCGACTTTGACCAAAAGGCAGATCACTTAGAAATTGACGAAAACTCTGAGGACGCTCCGGTAGTAAAGCTGGTGACCTTGATAGTAACCGAAGCTTTCAGAGAAGGAGCCAGCGATATTTTTATCGAGCCTCAGGAGAAAGAAGTAAGGGTTAGGTACAGAATAGACGGCGTGTTGCAGGAAGTTATGCGCTCACCAAAACATGTCCAAGCCAGCATTATCCAGAGGATCAAAATCATGTCGGGTCTAGACATTGCCGAACGCCGGTTGCCTCAGGACGGGCGTTTTGGGCTGGTAATCGACAAAAAGAATGTCGATTTCCGTGTAGCTACCTTACCTACTATACATGGAGAGCAAGTAGTGTTAAGGCTATTGGAGAAAGGCAGCAGCATGCCTGCACTTGATGATTTAGGATTCTTGCCCGACTCGCTTGAAAAGTTTAAAGCATCATTCAGCAAACCTTATGGGGCTATACTTATCACCGGACCAACTGGAAGCGGTAAAACGACAACGCTCTATTCTGTCCTGAATATACTTAATGCAACAGAGAAGAATCTGATTACTGTTGAAGATCCGGTTGAATACAGGTTGCCAGGCATCAATCAGGTACAGGTAAACACAAGAGCGGGCTTGACTTTTGCAAGCGCGCTAAGATCGATCCTTCGCCACGACCCAGATATCATAATGATCGGTGAGATAAGAGATGAAGAGACGGCTACAATAGCTATCGAATCGGCTCTTACCGGCCACCTTGTCCTGTCCACGCTTCACACAAACACCGCCCCTGCAACACTCACAAGGTTGATAGAGATGGGGATAGAGCCTTTTCTGGTGTCTTCTGCAGTTGATTGCATAGTAGCCCAGAGGCTTGCGCGAAAGCTTTGCACGAAATGCAAGGAATCTTACAAGCCTACAAAAGAGGAATTAAAAGAGGCGGGCTATAAAATCGATGGTTCCGAACCGGTGGAGCTATATAGGGCGCGGGGCTGCAAGTTCTGCGGAAACACTGGCTATCAAGGACGTATAGGAATTTACGAAGTCATGAGCGTATCCGAAAGTATAGAGAGGGTTTTGGTTGGCAAATTCACAGTTGAAGATATCAATAGAATCGCGATAAGCGAAGGGATGAGAACGTTGCGTGAGGATGGTCTAGAAAAAGTACGGTCTGGTCTTACCTCAATCGAAGAAATAGCAAGGGTTACAATGTAG
- a CDS encoding GspE/PulE family protein: MAELLVKKGIVSQDDLAVIESRVNGDMSLIEALVSSGLVSSSAISELVGIKDFSIVDLSEYNINPEAVSLLPEAFARRYQAIPIDFENQKLVVAMADPINVLISDDLHMVTGRDIKTVAALESEIEAAINHYYKATEVIQEEISGLDPEDGQADLSKIRAVSEEAPVIKLVNTLIIKAVNERVSDIHIEPQEKDLRVRYRVDGVLKEVMRSPKHIQAGIISRLKVMANLDIAETRVPQDGHCDLNVAGNVVDFRVATLPTIYGERVVLRILRKESILLNLDDLGFLPDSLSKFKSSFNKPYGAVLVTGPTGSGKSTTLYAALNILNSSNKNIITVEDPVEYRLPGINQVNVNTKAGLTFAKVLKAVLRASPDIVMVGEIRDKETAQIAIEAALTGHLVLSTLHTNDAPSAISRLTEMGIAPFLTSSALECVQAQRLARRLCPDCKEPYEPSIEALQRIGFPLRDGEKITLYKANGCPRCNGTGYKGRIGIYEVMPFSEAIEELCVKRATVEEIKRVAIVEGMKTLRQDGYEKVKLGITSLEEIMRVIV, encoded by the coding sequence ATGGCAGAATTGCTTGTGAAGAAAGGGATAGTATCGCAAGATGACTTAGCTGTTATAGAATCCCGGGTAAATGGTGACATGTCTTTGATAGAGGCTTTGGTAAGCAGCGGCCTTGTTAGCTCATCAGCCATTAGTGAGCTCGTAGGAATTAAAGATTTTAGTATTGTCGACTTGAGCGAGTACAATATTAATCCTGAGGCGGTTTCCCTGTTGCCGGAGGCTTTTGCGAGGAGATACCAAGCGATACCTATAGATTTTGAGAACCAGAAACTGGTTGTTGCAATGGCAGACCCTATAAATGTGCTTATATCCGACGACCTTCATATGGTAACTGGCCGCGATATAAAAACCGTAGCCGCCCTCGAAAGCGAGATAGAGGCGGCTATCAACCATTACTATAAGGCAACTGAAGTAATCCAGGAGGAAATAAGCGGTCTTGACCCAGAAGATGGGCAGGCAGATTTGTCAAAAATACGGGCAGTTTCAGAAGAAGCTCCTGTAATAAAGCTGGTAAATACGCTTATCATCAAGGCGGTAAATGAAAGAGTTAGCGACATCCATATCGAGCCTCAAGAGAAAGACCTGCGCGTAAGATACAGGGTGGACGGCGTTCTCAAAGAGGTAATGCGATCACCTAAACATATCCAGGCGGGCATTATCTCGAGACTAAAAGTCATGGCCAACCTAGATATTGCCGAAACCAGAGTGCCGCAAGATGGACACTGCGACCTTAATGTTGCTGGAAATGTTGTTGATTTCCGTGTGGCGACGCTACCCACAATATATGGCGAAAGGGTCGTCCTAAGGATATTAAGAAAAGAAAGCATCCTTCTAAACCTGGACGACCTTGGATTTTTGCCAGATAGTCTTTCGAAATTCAAATCCTCTTTTAATAAACCCTATGGCGCCGTATTGGTAACTGGACCTACAGGAAGCGGAAAATCAACAACGCTATACGCTGCTTTAAATATTCTAAACAGCAGCAATAAAAATATAATCACCGTGGAAGACCCGGTAGAGTACAGGTTGCCCGGCATCAATCAGGTGAACGTTAATACAAAGGCGGGTTTGACTTTTGCGAAGGTGCTCAAAGCGGTTCTTCGCGCATCGCCAGATATTGTAATGGTGGGTGAGATAAGGGACAAAGAGACTGCTCAGATAGCGATAGAGGCAGCACTAACAGGCCACCTGGTCCTCTCCACGCTTCACACCAACGATGCACCAAGCGCAATAAGCAGGCTCACAGAGATGGGCATTGCACCATTTTTGACATCATCTGCTCTTGAGTGTGTTCAAGCACAGCGTTTGGCCAGGCGTCTTTGCCCGGACTGTAAGGAGCCTTACGAGCCTTCCATTGAAGCGCTTCAGAGAATAGGTTTTCCGCTCCGGGACGGGGAAAAAATCACGCTCTATAAGGCAAATGGTTGCCCAAGATGCAACGGCACGGGCTATAAAGGCAGGATAGGAATATATGAAGTAATGCCTTTTAGTGAGGCGATTGAGGAACTATGCGTAAAGAGGGCAACGGTTGAAGAAATCAAGCGTGTTGCAATTGTGGAAGGTATGAAAACCCTGAGACAAGATGGCTACGAAAAGGTAAAGCTCGGCATCACGTCTCTTGAGGAGATAATGAGAGTCATTGTTTAG
- a CDS encoding type IV pilus twitching motility protein PilT, with product MQVIEKGASDLHITVGSPPMIRLHGDLVPLDYPKLTPEDTKTLLYSIMDQEHKDRLEQQLECDFSYALTGHARFRVNVFYQRGNVGAALRIIPMQIRTLEELGLPQSLEILAKKPRGLILVTGPTGSGKSTTLASLINIINETKSHHIITIEDPIEFIHNHKKSLVNQREVGSDTKSFANALKYVLRQDPDVILVGEMRDLETISAALTAAETGHLVFATLHTQDAPQTIDRIIDVFPPHQQQQVRIQLAGTLQGIICQQLLPTIDGTGRVIAYEVMLPTPGIRNMIREGKTHQLYNAIQTGQKNGMITMDQCLSDLYRYGKISFETAVTKASDPNEIKQLLGRTA from the coding sequence ATGCAGGTAATTGAGAAGGGAGCATCCGACCTTCACATAACAGTTGGATCGCCCCCAATGATTAGGCTACACGGTGACCTTGTTCCGCTTGATTATCCGAAGCTTACCCCTGAGGATACTAAAACGCTGTTATACAGCATTATGGATCAGGAGCACAAGGACAGGCTCGAGCAACAACTCGAGTGCGACTTTTCCTATGCGCTTACTGGCCACGCAAGGTTCAGGGTAAACGTGTTTTATCAGAGGGGAAACGTTGGGGCCGCTTTAAGGATAATTCCAATGCAAATAAGAACGTTAGAGGAACTTGGGCTCCCTCAATCGCTTGAAATTCTGGCCAAGAAGCCAAGAGGTCTGATCCTAGTTACCGGCCCCACAGGTAGTGGTAAATCAACTACGCTTGCATCGCTCATAAACATCATAAACGAAACGAAATCGCACCACATAATTACAATCGAGGATCCGATTGAGTTCATACACAATCATAAAAAATCACTAGTAAATCAGAGAGAAGTTGGCTCAGACACTAAATCCTTTGCAAACGCTTTAAAATATGTCCTTCGCCAAGACCCGGATGTAATTCTGGTGGGTGAGATGAGGGACTTGGAGACGATCTCGGCGGCCCTAACTGCAGCTGAGACAGGGCACCTGGTTTTTGCGACGCTTCACACACAAGACGCTCCGCAGACAATAGATAGGATTATTGATGTATTCCCGCCGCACCAGCAGCAACAGGTAAGGATACAGCTTGCGGGCACACTCCAGGGTATTATCTGTCAGCAGCTTCTCCCAACAATTGATGGGACAGGACGAGTTATTGCTTACGAGGTCATGCTGCCAACTCCGGGTATTCGCAATATGATTCGCGAAGGGAAAACTCACCAGCTATATAACGCGATACAAACAGGACAGAAAAACGGCATGATAACAATGGACCAGTGTCTCTCCGACCTCTATAGATACGGAAAGATATCGTTTGAGACGGCTGTTACTAAGGCAAGTGATCCAAATGAGATCAAGCAGCTTTTGGGCCGTACAGCCTAG
- a CDS encoding type II secretion system F family protein, translating to MATTFVYKVRDNKGQLINGQIEGDGITMVATKLRQMGYVVVELKEKSLAQKEITLPFSNRVKAKDVIIFSRQFATMVSAGLSLTRCLGILEEQTESKPLKKIIAEVLQDVERGKALSEAMAKHPSAFPPIYINMVKAGEAGGVLDTVLHRVAEHFEKEASIKAKIKSAMAYPTAMFAFSILITIVLITFVVPVFVNMFDSMGGQLPLPTKMLLWASSFIRSFWFIIIPALVGAGYGFKYYAKTPVGKSNLDRMKLKLPVFGSLIRKMAVSKFTRTLGTLMASGVPILQALDIVADSSGNTVIAGAVRNARVSIKEGETIAKPLSQEKVFPPMVVQMISVGEETGALDSMLSKIADFYDDEVSSMVDALTSIIEPMMIMMMGGIVGGIIISLYMPMFQVINLIK from the coding sequence ATGGCGACAACATTTGTATATAAGGTAAGAGACAATAAGGGGCAGTTAATAAATGGGCAGATAGAGGGCGATGGTATAACGATGGTTGCGACAAAGCTCCGTCAGATGGGCTATGTCGTAGTGGAGCTAAAAGAGAAAAGCCTTGCTCAAAAAGAAATAACACTGCCTTTTTCCAATAGAGTAAAAGCCAAGGATGTAATAATCTTCAGCCGCCAGTTCGCTACTATGGTGAGCGCCGGCCTATCTCTTACCAGGTGTTTAGGTATCCTAGAGGAACAAACCGAGAGCAAGCCGCTAAAGAAGATAATCGCTGAGGTATTGCAAGACGTAGAGAGAGGAAAAGCCCTATCAGAAGCAATGGCAAAACATCCTTCCGCATTTCCGCCGATATACATTAACATGGTAAAAGCAGGCGAAGCCGGCGGTGTGCTCGATACCGTGCTACACCGGGTTGCCGAGCACTTTGAGAAAGAAGCATCGATCAAAGCGAAGATAAAATCCGCGATGGCATACCCGACGGCAATGTTTGCCTTTTCGATCTTGATAACTATTGTTCTTATAACCTTTGTCGTGCCAGTCTTTGTAAACATGTTTGATAGCATGGGTGGTCAATTGCCGCTTCCAACAAAGATGCTCCTTTGGGCAAGTTCTTTTATCAGGAGTTTTTGGTTTATTATAATTCCTGCTCTTGTTGGTGCGGGCTATGGGTTTAAATACTATGCAAAAACGCCTGTCGGAAAGAGCAATCTCGATAGGATGAAGCTTAAGTTACCGGTGTTTGGCAGCCTTATAAGGAAGATGGCGGTATCAAAGTTTACCCGAACATTAGGCACACTTATGGCAAGCGGTGTACCAATACTTCAAGCCCTGGATATCGTAGCAGATAGCTCAGGCAACACTGTTATCGCTGGTGCAGTAAGAAACGCACGCGTAAGCATTAAAGAGGGCGAAACCATAGCAAAACCCTTATCGCAAGAAAAGGTCTTCCCTCCGATGGTTGTTCAGATGATATCGGTGGGTGAAGAGACAGGCGCACTCGACTCAATGCTTTCAAAAATTGCCGATTTTTATGACGACGAGGTATCAAGCATGGTCGATGCGTTAACATCTATTATTGAGCCGATGATGATTATGATGATGGGCGGCATCGTTGGCGGTATCATTATCAGTCTATACATGCCGATGTTCCAGGTAATTAACCTTATTAAGTAG
- a CDS encoding prepilin-type N-terminal cleavage/methylation domain-containing protein has translation MRHLRNDKGFTLIELMVVILIIGILVAIAIPVFNTSRDSAYQRTCQANLRTIEGAASTYRADNGGVPTTVAALSPTYLKAVPQCPKPKTDGTKADPYTIDSSGTAHCPTWENDPTRPHVLAP, from the coding sequence GTGAGACATCTTAGAAATGACAAAGGCTTTACCTTAATCGAGTTAATGGTCGTAATCCTTATTATCGGCATCTTAGTTGCCATTGCTATTCCGGTGTTTAATACATCGAGGGATTCTGCCTATCAAAGGACCTGCCAAGCAAACTTAAGGACCATCGAGGGTGCTGCATCAACTTATAGGGCTGATAATGGTGGTGTGCCTACAACAGTTGCCGCTCTGTCTCCAACCTATCTAAAGGCAGTACCTCAATGCCCAAAACCAAAGACCGATGGCACCAAAGCAGACCCTTATACTATTGATTCATCAGGAACAGCTCATTGCCCAACCTGGGAGAATGATCCAACAAGGCCGCACGTGCTGGCACCGTAA
- a CDS encoding prepilin peptidase encodes METILSIVIFIFGLVVGSFLNVCAYRIPKGESIAYPPSHCPTCGSQIKPWDNIPLLSYIILRGKCRSCGQKISLRYPVVELLTGILWVSIYWQYGVSNRMVLGIFFVTVLIVLSVIDFNIRLIPDKILLPSMLVSFAFLILCPLKIASLPVIAGIRPLWAIAGFFAGGGSLYLIAALAPLIFKKQAMGGGDIKLAAFMGLYLGGYVFVALFIGFFLGALIGIALIVLGKRSMQDMIPFGPFLAAGAILTIFFGPQLWHGYLSLAGLQ; translated from the coding sequence ATGGAAACCATTCTTTCGATTGTAATTTTTATATTTGGTTTAGTTGTTGGTAGCTTTTTAAACGTATGTGCCTACCGGATACCAAAAGGTGAATCCATAGCTTACCCGCCTTCTCATTGTCCAACCTGCGGGTCGCAAATAAAGCCGTGGGATAACATACCGCTACTAAGCTATATTATCCTTCGAGGAAAGTGCAGGAGCTGTGGTCAAAAAATAAGCCTTAGATATCCAGTTGTTGAGCTTTTAACAGGTATTTTGTGGGTTAGCATATACTGGCAATATGGCGTATCCAACCGGATGGTACTTGGGATATTTTTTGTGACCGTGCTGATTGTGCTCTCGGTTATCGATTTTAATATCCGTCTTATCCCGGACAAAATCCTTTTACCATCTATGCTTGTAAGCTTTGCATTCTTGATTCTTTGCCCGCTCAAAATAGCATCTTTGCCAGTAATCGCTGGAATTAGGCCATTATGGGCTATAGCAGGATTTTTTGCTGGCGGAGGCTCCCTGTACCTGATTGCCGCGCTTGCACCCCTCATATTTAAAAAACAGGCGATGGGCGGCGGCGATATCAAACTTGCAGCTTTTATGGGTCTTTACCTTGGTGGATACGTCTTTGTTGCGCTTTTCATAGGTTTTTTTCTTGGCGCATTAATTGGAATCGCTCTCATTGTGCTAGGAAAGAGAAGTATGCAGGATATGATCCCGTTTGGACCATTCCTCGCCGCAGGCGCGATTCTAACCATATTTTTCGGACCTCAGCTCTGGCATGGATATCTTTCGCTGGCAGGGCTGCAATAG